Proteins from one Erysipelothrix larvae genomic window:
- a CDS encoding NAD-dependent succinate-semialdehyde dehydrogenase: MGKYKYETTQCFIDGKWRSTQGTAPLFNPYNQEKIADVAQVNEIQVQQSITSAQRALGQWKKTNTYERAKLLQSIAEKMSEKRDLLAEIICLESGKKIVDAISEVDQSIENFLWNAEEIKRINSEIIPSHSNTTQLVVQEPIGVVGLITPWNFPLNLVTRKLAPALAAGCTIVLKPSSMTPLISTELVKIIAELPFPDGCVNLVTGSSSMISSEFMKSPIVRKISFTGSTKIGKKLFEDSATTLKKLSLELGGNAPFIIFSDANLSKAVKLLVSAKKRNMGQVCTSPNRIFIQKDVKDLFLELLKEEISGLNIGNPMKKDTEVGPLISIQSNNRINKLVEDAVSKGAIMYRDIPKDNVIPDSIYPMTILYEVNSTMDIYFEEIFGPVFSVITFDTDEEVLGKANETEYGLASYVFTENLERIKKFAIDLEFGLVAINEVVVSTNETPFGGIKYSGFGRENGIYGIREYLEYKFINIGGGSSCL; this comes from the coding sequence ATGGGAAAATATAAATATGAAACGACTCAGTGTTTCATTGATGGGAAATGGCGATCAACACAGGGAACTGCACCGCTTTTCAATCCATATAATCAAGAAAAAATCGCTGATGTTGCTCAAGTAAATGAGATACAGGTTCAACAAAGTATTACCTCTGCACAACGTGCACTAGGACAATGGAAGAAAACAAACACTTATGAACGAGCGAAACTACTTCAAAGTATTGCAGAAAAAATGTCTGAAAAACGAGATTTATTAGCAGAAATAATCTGCCTTGAAAGTGGTAAAAAAATAGTTGACGCAATAAGTGAAGTAGATCAATCCATTGAGAATTTTCTTTGGAATGCTGAGGAAATTAAGCGGATAAATAGCGAGATTATTCCTTCTCACTCAAATACGACTCAACTTGTTGTACAAGAACCTATCGGAGTCGTTGGCTTAATAACACCGTGGAATTTCCCTTTGAACTTAGTGACACGTAAACTAGCACCCGCACTAGCTGCAGGATGCACGATAGTGCTAAAACCGTCATCTATGACACCATTAATTTCTACAGAGCTTGTAAAAATAATTGCAGAGCTGCCATTTCCAGATGGGTGTGTAAACTTGGTAACAGGTAGCTCATCAATGATTAGCAGTGAGTTTATGAAAAGTCCTATCGTCCGGAAAATATCGTTCACTGGATCGACTAAAATAGGAAAAAAACTATTTGAAGACAGTGCAACTACCCTAAAGAAACTTTCCTTAGAATTGGGTGGAAATGCTCCATTTATTATTTTTAGTGATGCAAATTTAAGTAAAGCAGTTAAACTACTTGTGTCCGCAAAAAAACGAAATATGGGACAAGTATGTACTTCCCCAAATCGTATATTTATACAGAAAGATGTCAAAGATTTATTCCTTGAGCTACTAAAAGAGGAAATTTCAGGACTAAATATAGGGAATCCTATGAAAAAGGATACTGAAGTAGGTCCGTTAATTAGTATCCAATCTAACAATCGCATTAATAAGTTAGTTGAAGATGCAGTGAGTAAGGGTGCCATAATGTATCGAGACATCCCGAAAGACAATGTTATCCCAGATAGTATTTATCCGATGACTATATTATATGAAGTTAACAGTACAATGGATATTTACTTTGAAGAAATATTTGGCCCAGTATTTAGTGTTATTACATTTGATACGGACGAGGAAGTATTAGGAAAAGCGAATGAAACTGAGTATGGGTTAGCATCTTATGTATTTACTGAGAATTTAGAAAGAATCAAAAAATTTGCGATTGACCTAGAATTCGGATTAGTAGCAATAAATGAAGTTGTTGTTTCAACAAATGAAACACCATTTGGTGGAATTAAATACTCAGGATTTGGAAGAGAAAATGGAATTTATGGGATTAGGGAATATCTAGAATACAAATTTATCAATATTGGAGGTGGAAGTTCATGCCTCTAG
- a CDS encoding iron-containing alcohol dehydrogenase — translation MELIKMRTKLYQFNDLDDYLDEFPFGEGDMVVVTDVIYKKFKDLFSAEVNVVVVERYGNQEPTDIMIESMLNDINHIIIKRIIAIGGGSCLDIAKILSIAYGSTQENIDWIFESDSIIERNIQLILIPTTCGTGSEVTSIAAINRTRLGTKVGISNESIYGDCAILIPRLIENLPQGVFATSSIDAFIHATESFLSDNSTDLSRIFSIRAIEMILNGFIDIKNFGYEVTIKQKAQDFILASTYAGFAFETGGCGPIHALSYPLGAKYKIAHGESNFYVLKGVLNAYDKMKPDGKFSSLKQAIAEKFDCNLDESLDELYKLLNSIMRNRKLSDYNFGVNDVESFSISVVNNQKRLLKNSYVPMNQQLIKSIYLSLIDGEK, via the coding sequence ATGGAATTAATTAAAATGCGTACAAAACTATATCAGTTTAACGATCTAGATGATTATCTTGATGAATTTCCATTTGGCGAAGGTGATATGGTAGTCGTAACAGATGTCATTTATAAAAAATTTAAAGATTTATTCAGTGCTGAAGTGAATGTTGTTGTCGTTGAACGATATGGAAATCAAGAGCCTACTGACATAATGATTGAATCCATGCTAAATGATATCAATCACATCATCATAAAACGTATTATTGCAATAGGTGGAGGGTCGTGTCTCGATATCGCAAAAATATTGTCAATTGCATATGGTTCAACGCAAGAAAATATAGATTGGATTTTTGAATCAGATTCTATTATTGAAAGAAATATTCAACTGATACTTATCCCAACAACATGTGGTACTGGAAGTGAAGTAACAAGCATTGCAGCAATCAATAGAACAAGATTGGGAACAAAAGTTGGAATTTCAAATGAAAGTATTTATGGTGATTGTGCGATTTTAATTCCAAGACTTATCGAAAATTTACCACAAGGAGTTTTCGCAACGAGTTCAATTGATGCCTTTATCCATGCAACAGAGTCTTTCCTGTCTGATAACAGTACTGATTTAAGTAGAATATTTAGTATTCGCGCAATAGAAATGATTCTTAATGGTTTTATTGATATAAAAAACTTCGGTTATGAAGTTACAATCAAACAAAAGGCGCAAGATTTTATTCTTGCAAGCACTTATGCAGGATTTGCATTTGAAACTGGGGGATGTGGGCCAATCCATGCTTTGAGTTATCCACTTGGTGCAAAATATAAAATAGCTCATGGTGAATCGAATTTTTATGTACTAAAAGGGGTTCTAAATGCATACGATAAAATGAAACCAGATGGAAAGTTTTCTTCTCTCAAGCAAGCAATTGCAGAAAAGTTTGACTGCAATCTTGATGAATCCTTGGATGAATTATACAAACTCCTCAATTCCATAATGAGAAATAGGAAACTTTCCGATTATAACTTTGGGGTTAATGATGTCGAAAGTTTTTCTATTTCGGTGGTAAATAACCAAAAAAGACTACTCAAAAATAGTTATGTACCAATGAACCAACAATTGATTAAATCAATATATTTATCATTAATAGATGGAGAAAAGTAA
- a CDS encoding LacI family DNA-binding transcriptional regulator, which yields MKEKLTIKDIAELADVSTATVSRVMSGKDKVKEETREHVLKIIAQHGYELQKRSQLSDQESKTILVCVTELKNPFNVPIFDGIQNSAKKNGYDVLILQTKDIYMDFSDFESVLKSQRFVGVIFVSTLNQHQLRDITDQLSHRTPIVLCSEFIEDSNVPYVGINDLDAMHKATNYLLSVGRKNIYFINSQLNRNYARKREQGFRLAMSQAGLSINEDYIVRLSSVTHALAYAATLHILDQNPRPDAILCVSDMFAIGALKACQKRNLRVPEDVAIVGFDNIEITTMVQPSITTIEQPSYQIGYQASELLIEKIHFPSVSPKQIILDTELIIRDSTPININKGGI from the coding sequence ATGAAAGAGAAATTAACCATTAAGGATATTGCAGAGTTGGCAGATGTATCGACTGCAACTGTGTCACGGGTTATGAGTGGTAAAGATAAGGTCAAAGAAGAAACACGAGAGCATGTTCTAAAGATTATTGCTCAACATGGATATGAACTTCAAAAGCGTTCGCAATTATCGGATCAAGAAAGTAAAACAATTCTGGTATGTGTGACTGAACTTAAAAACCCCTTTAACGTTCCAATATTTGATGGAATTCAAAATTCCGCGAAGAAAAATGGTTATGATGTATTAATCCTACAAACCAAAGATATTTATATGGATTTCTCTGATTTTGAATCCGTCTTAAAATCTCAACGCTTTGTTGGGGTAATCTTTGTATCAACCTTAAATCAACATCAACTGAGAGATATCACAGATCAATTGAGTCATCGAACTCCGATTGTATTGTGTTCTGAGTTCATCGAAGATTCAAACGTTCCCTATGTTGGAATCAATGACTTAGATGCAATGCACAAAGCAACCAATTATCTTTTATCTGTAGGTCGTAAGAACATCTACTTTATTAATTCCCAATTAAATCGCAATTATGCAAGAAAACGTGAACAAGGATTTAGACTCGCTATGTCGCAAGCAGGACTCAGCATCAATGAAGATTACATTGTACGCTTATCATCCGTAACCCATGCACTTGCTTATGCTGCAACCTTGCATATACTGGACCAAAACCCACGCCCGGATGCTATTTTATGTGTATCGGATATGTTTGCGATTGGCGCTTTAAAAGCATGTCAAAAAAGAAACCTTCGGGTTCCTGAAGATGTTGCGATTGTTGGGTTTGATAACATTGAAATTACCACAATGGTTCAACCATCCATCACAACCATTGAACAACCAAGTTACCAAATCGGATATCAAGCCAGTGAGTTACTGATTGAGAAGATTCATTTCCCAAGTGTATCACCAAAGCAAATTATTCTTGATACCGAGCTGATTATAAGAGATTCAACACCAATAAACATAAATAAGGGAGGAATTTAG
- a CDS encoding transketolase, whose translation MPLVNSNNTKEFALDIRKWTLFAVSSFGVGHVGGALSIADCLAVLYNGVMKINPLNPIDVTRDRLVLSKGHCGPALYATLGLKGYFPLDILKTLNKPNTILPSHCDRTKTPGIDMTTGSLGQGASSAAGIALGIKLRGFDSYVYLILGDGECQEGQVWEMALFAAQNKLNNLIAFIDNNKIQLDGFTDDINSLGDIGAKFGEFGWFSQTIDGHDLYAIESAISVAKNQSQGRPSVIVLDTVKGKGWDEIEGTIKSHSMNVSSEDYYHFLKSIDKWKGEIK comes from the coding sequence ATGCCTCTAGTAAATTCAAATAATACAAAAGAGTTTGCATTAGATATTAGGAAGTGGACCTTATTCGCAGTTTCATCATTTGGAGTGGGACATGTGGGAGGAGCATTGTCAATCGCAGATTGTTTAGCCGTTCTATATAATGGTGTGATGAAAATTAATCCACTTAATCCCATAGACGTTACTAGAGATAGGCTCGTATTGTCAAAAGGACATTGTGGCCCAGCATTGTATGCGACATTAGGATTAAAAGGTTATTTTCCGCTTGATATCCTTAAAACACTTAACAAACCTAATACGATTCTTCCAAGTCATTGTGATCGAACAAAAACTCCAGGAATTGATATGACGACTGGTTCACTAGGACAAGGAGCTTCAAGTGCTGCGGGGATTGCTTTAGGTATAAAATTAAGAGGCTTTGATAGTTATGTGTATTTAATTCTTGGTGATGGTGAATGTCAAGAAGGTCAAGTTTGGGAAATGGCTCTCTTTGCTGCGCAAAATAAGCTTAATAACTTAATTGCATTTATTGATAATAACAAAATTCAACTTGATGGGTTTACTGATGATATTAATTCGTTAGGAGACATTGGGGCGAAATTCGGCGAGTTTGGGTGGTTTAGTCAGACAATTGACGGTCATGATTTATATGCTATTGAGAGCGCAATCTCAGTTGCCAAAAACCAATCGCAAGGAAGACCATCAGTAATTGTGCTAGATACTGTAAAAGGAAAAGGATGGGACGAAATAGAAGGAACAATTAAGAGCCATTCAATGAATGTATCTTCTGAGGACTATTATCACTTTCTAAAAAGTATTGACAAATGGAAGGGGGAGATTAAATAA
- a CDS encoding transketolase family protein, protein MPIIAKPIRNEVKEMREEFCDTLISLAEKDKNVVLLDADLMSAMGTKPFQGLFPKRTFDCGIQEANMVGVAAGLSSVGFIPFVHTFGPFMSRRVADQVFVSAAYAKLNVKLIGSDPGITAQANGGTHMPFEDMGIMRCIPEVTVVEPADLESLKIILPQLHDNYGVSYMRLVRKTCTKIYENADDLVLGKASLIQDGTDVTLIASGFCVSQAIQAAKKLTEEGISVRILDMFTWKPIDEEAIVKAAQETGAIVTCENHNITTGLGAAVSEIVVKNFPVPMELIGVQDRFGQVGTLDFLAKEYHIDSQSIYESAIKVIKRKEAKYGIN, encoded by the coding sequence ATGCCGATAATAGCGAAACCAATTCGAAATGAAGTAAAAGAGATGAGAGAGGAGTTTTGCGATACCTTAATATCATTGGCTGAAAAGGATAAGAACGTGGTTCTACTAGATGCAGATTTAATGAGTGCTATGGGAACAAAACCATTTCAAGGGTTATTTCCAAAGCGAACTTTTGATTGTGGAATTCAAGAAGCTAACATGGTTGGGGTTGCAGCTGGATTGAGTTCTGTAGGATTTATTCCATTTGTACATACATTCGGTCCATTTATGTCAAGAAGAGTAGCTGATCAAGTATTTGTGTCTGCAGCATATGCGAAACTAAACGTAAAACTAATTGGTTCAGACCCAGGAATAACCGCTCAAGCGAACGGTGGTACACATATGCCATTTGAGGATATGGGTATTATGAGATGTATTCCCGAGGTAACAGTAGTTGAGCCAGCTGATCTAGAATCACTTAAGATAATTCTACCTCAATTGCATGACAATTATGGTGTTTCATACATGCGATTAGTTAGAAAAACCTGTACCAAAATTTATGAGAATGCAGATGATTTAGTTCTTGGAAAAGCAAGTCTAATTCAAGACGGAACTGACGTAACATTAATTGCTAGCGGCTTTTGTGTATCACAAGCAATTCAAGCTGCAAAAAAATTAACAGAAGAAGGTATATCGGTTCGTATTTTAGATATGTTTACTTGGAAACCAATTGATGAAGAGGCAATTGTTAAAGCTGCACAAGAAACCGGAGCAATTGTTACGTGTGAAAATCATAATATTACAACTGGACTAGGAGCTGCTGTATCTGAAATAGTCGTGAAAAACTTCCCTGTACCAATGGAACTGATTGGTGTTCAGGATAGGTTTGGTCAAGTAGGAACTCTTGATTTCCTTGCGAAAGAATATCATATTGATTCACAATCAATCTATGAAAGTGCAATAAAAGTAATAAAGAGAAAAGAGGCCAAATATGGAATTAATTAA
- a CDS encoding sugar phosphate isomerase/epimerase family protein, which yields MKFGLNTAILGHMDFDQVLEFCHGVGYKSLEVACWPSGKKERRYAGVSHINVDALTPHKVEEILHACETHDIEISALAYYPNPLDENLEARAFNIEHLKKVIEGANKLNVGMVTTFIGRMQTKTLEENLLEFKAVWPDIIHYAKQLNVKIAIENCPMLFSNDEWPGGQNIFTSPAIWCKCFELIPEDNFGINFDPSHFIWQQMDYIKPITEFKDRIFHIHFKDIKLYRDQLDDYGCMATPLHYMAPKIPGLGDVDWAKYISALRDINYKGHACVEVEDRSFEDTTQDIEDSCILSYRYLSQFLI from the coding sequence ATGAAATTTGGATTGAATACCGCAATACTTGGTCATATGGATTTTGATCAAGTCCTAGAGTTTTGTCATGGGGTAGGTTACAAAAGCCTAGAGGTTGCTTGTTGGCCTTCTGGAAAGAAAGAACGCCGTTATGCAGGTGTATCGCATATTAATGTTGATGCACTAACACCCCATAAGGTTGAAGAAATCCTTCATGCATGTGAAACCCATGATATCGAAATCAGTGCTTTGGCGTATTATCCCAATCCATTGGATGAAAATCTTGAAGCCCGTGCCTTTAATATTGAACACCTTAAGAAAGTGATTGAAGGTGCAAACAAACTAAATGTGGGCATGGTTACCACATTCATTGGTCGTATGCAAACAAAAACCCTAGAAGAGAATCTTCTAGAGTTTAAGGCAGTATGGCCTGATATTATTCATTATGCAAAACAACTGAATGTTAAGATTGCGATTGAAAACTGTCCGATGTTATTTTCAAATGATGAATGGCCTGGAGGTCAAAACATCTTTACCTCCCCTGCAATATGGTGCAAATGTTTTGAGTTAATCCCAGAAGATAACTTTGGCATTAACTTTGATCCATCACATTTCATCTGGCAGCAGATGGATTACATCAAACCCATCACTGAGTTTAAAGACCGCATCTTCCACATTCATTTTAAAGACATCAAACTTTATCGCGATCAACTGGATGATTATGGGTGTATGGCAACACCCCTTCACTACATGGCTCCAAAGATTCCAGGTCTTGGTGATGTTGATTGGGCAAAATATATCTCTGCCCTTCGTGATATCAACTATAAGGGACATGCGTGTGTGGAAGTTGAAGACCGTTCCTTTGAAGACACTACACAAGACATTGAAGACTCGTGCATCTTAAGTTATCGCTATTTAAGTCAATTTCTGATTTAG
- a CDS encoding PTS fructose transporter subunit IIC: MATITRKNNKKVSQGEKIKASFLTGTSYMIPVIVAGGIIMAIAKAIGGYDVANNPGTFAYLINQIGASAFFFSVPILTAAIAYSIGDRPAIGPALAIGYLSNEINAGFVGGLIGGFLVGYMVLAFKKLKVPNWATGIMPILVIPVTVTLAVGCIFQFIIGEPIAFVMNAMVNWLASLQGGSKFILGAVMGTCWGIDFGGPFTKTAASFANGLNADGVYGPTSVKMAAGMAPPLGMALAVLLARKKFTQADIENAKVAVPLSMCYITEGAIPFYLNDPIRVWCSTIPGSAVAGGLALMWGVESPALHGGIFVVPMMNNPLVFLTCLGIGTIITGVIYAIIKKPLTEEAALD, encoded by the coding sequence ATGGCAACTATCACTAGAAAAAATAACAAAAAAGTCAGTCAAGGAGAAAAAATAAAAGCATCATTTTTAACTGGAACATCGTATATGATCCCTGTTATTGTAGCCGGTGGAATTATCATGGCCATTGCAAAAGCAATTGGTGGCTATGATGTTGCGAATAATCCTGGTACATTTGCTTATTTAATTAATCAGATTGGTGCATCAGCGTTCTTCTTCTCAGTTCCTATTTTAACAGCAGCAATTGCATATTCAATTGGTGATAGACCTGCAATTGGTCCTGCCTTAGCAATTGGTTATCTATCAAATGAAATTAACGCTGGATTCGTTGGAGGGTTGATTGGTGGATTCCTTGTTGGTTATATGGTATTGGCGTTCAAAAAACTAAAGGTACCAAATTGGGCAACGGGTATTATGCCGATTCTTGTTATTCCTGTAACTGTTACCTTAGCGGTTGGATGTATCTTCCAATTCATTATTGGTGAGCCTATCGCATTTGTAATGAACGCAATGGTTAATTGGCTAGCATCATTACAAGGAGGATCTAAATTCATTCTTGGAGCAGTAATGGGAACATGTTGGGGGATTGACTTCGGAGGACCGTTTACGAAAACTGCAGCATCATTTGCAAATGGATTGAATGCTGATGGAGTTTATGGACCAACGTCTGTAAAAATGGCAGCTGGTATGGCACCTCCTTTAGGAATGGCACTTGCTGTATTGTTAGCTCGAAAGAAATTTACTCAAGCAGATATAGAAAATGCGAAAGTAGCAGTTCCTTTAAGTATGTGTTATATCACCGAAGGAGCTATCCCATTTTATCTAAATGACCCAATTCGAGTTTGGTGTTCAACAATTCCAGGTTCTGCGGTAGCAGGTGGTTTAGCATTAATGTGGGGGGTTGAATCTCCGGCTTTACATGGTGGAATATTTGTTGTTCCAATGATGAATAACCCACTTGTTTTCTTAACATGTTTAGGAATCGGTACAATTATTACAGGTGTTATTTATGCGATTATTAAGAAACCTCTGACCGAAGAAGCAGCACTGGATTAG
- a CDS encoding Gfo/Idh/MocA family protein — protein sequence MVIISKKIQAAVVGVGFIGKQHIEAIHRIPNTQVVALVEPNGESAKRAAESYGIDHYFTSIDDMLNMDGIDVVHICTPNFLHYPMAKQCVEAGLNVFCEKPLSLTTLESNELKELARKHSVYTAVNLNYRSNVMIREMKHRISSGMIGTPLLGQAQYIQDWLMFDTDYDWHFDPSKVGPSRSVADIGTHLFDLIQFVYGEKIVKVFADLMIVYPTRKKREQTGETFALEYGDTVTEVDVVNEDAAFILVQLESGIKVSMDISQVTGGYKNGVELVVSGSKHSLSWHQERADRLIIGNRASGNEELYADPKYIDPSLRRFISLPNGHAVGWADAFKNSISEFYEDIRNDGHNDSQSYVDFETGHTLMKLVEASLQSSKEKRWIDME from the coding sequence GTGGTTATTATTTCAAAAAAGATACAAGCAGCAGTCGTTGGGGTTGGTTTTATTGGAAAACAACACATAGAAGCAATTCATCGTATCCCCAATACACAAGTGGTTGCTTTAGTTGAACCCAATGGAGAAAGTGCAAAACGTGCGGCAGAGTCCTATGGCATTGACCATTACTTTACAAGCATTGATGACATGTTGAACATGGACGGTATTGACGTGGTCCATATTTGTACCCCTAACTTCCTTCATTATCCAATGGCAAAACAATGTGTTGAAGCAGGGTTGAATGTATTTTGTGAGAAACCCTTATCCTTAACAACCCTTGAGTCAAACGAACTTAAAGAGCTTGCACGCAAACACTCAGTCTATACTGCGGTCAATTTAAATTACAGAAGCAATGTAATGATTCGAGAAATGAAACATCGCATCAGTTCAGGCATGATTGGAACCCCATTATTAGGGCAAGCACAGTATATACAAGATTGGTTGATGTTTGATACAGATTATGATTGGCATTTTGATCCAAGTAAAGTTGGACCATCGCGATCGGTTGCGGATATCGGAACCCATCTCTTTGACTTAATTCAATTTGTCTATGGTGAGAAAATCGTGAAAGTCTTTGCAGATTTAATGATTGTCTACCCCACACGAAAGAAACGTGAACAAACCGGTGAAACCTTTGCCTTAGAATATGGTGATACAGTGACTGAGGTTGATGTTGTGAATGAAGATGCAGCCTTTATCCTTGTCCAACTGGAAAGTGGGATCAAGGTTTCAATGGATATATCTCAAGTAACCGGAGGCTATAAGAATGGTGTCGAACTGGTTGTAAGTGGCTCAAAACACTCACTATCGTGGCATCAAGAAAGAGCAGACCGATTGATCATTGGAAATCGAGCGTCTGGCAATGAAGAATTGTACGCAGATCCAAAATATATTGACCCATCCTTAAGACGCTTTATATCACTGCCAAATGGACACGCAGTGGGGTGGGCTGATGCCTTTAAGAATTCAATTTCAGAATTCTATGAAGATATCAGAAATGATGGCCATAACGATTCACAGAGTTATGTGGATTTTGAAACAGGGCATACCTTAATGAAATTGGTTGAAGCAAGCCTTCAAAGTAGCAAGGAAAAACGTTGGATTGACATGGAATGA
- a CDS encoding PTS galactitol transporter subunit IIC yields the protein MNVINYIVSLGASVMMPIIFTIIGVAIGMGFGKSIKSGLSVGVGFAGLSLVTGMLTDNLGPVVAKMSELYHLQTTILDVGWPTASQIAYSSAIGGLMIPICVGVNVIMILFKMTKTMNMDIWNYWHYAFIGSIIYVATGSFGWSIFGAVSNFILTICLSDYYTPRVHKFYSNIDGLAMAFPITALYAPLAEVFNWVIDRIPIMNKIDFDSDTLQNKIGVFGEPIILGAIIGAILGFISQYELSGILKLSVQMSAVMVLIPRITGLLIEGLAPISKQTQSILEKRFKGRELWIGMSPSLVIGHPTNLVCSLLVVPFILFISVILPGNHFLPIASLAGVMYIFPFVIPIMNGNVFRTFLFGLFALILGNYVSTSLAPIFTQSALVSGSVLPEGISLISCFDYAGHPAAWFFFNFTANFNIIGVATIIILCSTSIYLNYRRINASH from the coding sequence ATGAATGTAATAAATTATATTGTTAGCCTGGGTGCGAGTGTAATGATGCCTATTATTTTCACGATAATTGGTGTAGCAATAGGAATGGGATTTGGAAAATCAATTAAGTCAGGGTTATCAGTTGGTGTTGGTTTTGCTGGATTAAGTCTAGTAACGGGAATGCTTACGGATAATCTAGGACCAGTAGTTGCGAAGATGTCAGAGCTTTACCACTTGCAAACAACTATTCTTGATGTGGGGTGGCCCACTGCTTCTCAAATTGCTTATAGTTCTGCCATTGGAGGATTGATGATACCGATTTGCGTTGGTGTTAATGTAATAATGATTTTATTCAAGATGACAAAGACTATGAATATGGATATTTGGAATTATTGGCACTATGCATTTATTGGGTCTATTATTTATGTGGCAACCGGTAGTTTTGGATGGAGTATATTTGGAGCGGTTTCCAATTTTATTTTAACTATTTGTCTTTCTGATTACTATACACCTCGTGTTCACAAGTTCTATTCAAATATAGATGGTCTGGCAATGGCGTTCCCAATCACTGCTTTGTATGCTCCACTTGCTGAAGTATTTAATTGGGTAATTGATAGAATTCCTATTATGAATAAAATAGATTTTGACTCGGATACATTGCAAAACAAAATTGGTGTATTTGGTGAACCGATTATCTTAGGAGCAATAATTGGAGCGATTTTAGGATTTATTTCTCAATATGAATTATCAGGTATACTGAAATTGTCGGTTCAGATGTCTGCGGTTATGGTTTTAATCCCGCGAATAACCGGCTTACTGATTGAAGGATTAGCCCCAATATCGAAACAAACCCAAAGCATACTTGAGAAAAGATTCAAAGGGCGAGAGCTTTGGATAGGTATGAGTCCATCGTTAGTAATTGGTCATCCGACAAATTTAGTGTGTTCATTATTAGTAGTACCTTTTATTCTCTTTATTTCGGTTATTCTTCCAGGAAATCATTTTTTACCAATCGCAAGCTTAGCTGGGGTTATGTATATATTTCCGTTTGTAATACCAATCATGAATGGTAATGTTTTTAGGACCTTTTTATTTGGATTGTTCGCACTAATTTTAGGTAATTATGTTTCTACTAGTTTAGCACCAATATTTACTCAAAGTGCACTTGTATCCGGATCGGTACTACCAGAAGGCATATCGCTGATTTCTTGTTTTGATTATGCAGGTCATCCTGCTGCATGGTTCTTCTTTAATTTCACTGCTAACTTTAACATTATTGGGGTAGCAACTATTATAATTCTTTGTTCAACTTCAATTTACCTAAATTATAGAAGGATTAATGCATCTCATTAA
- a CDS encoding class II fructose-bisphosphate aldolase: MLQHAHENYYAVVAINCTNMEQARAIIGAATAENAPVIVNISPRQMKAHASPEIMVPMIKALAEQTHVPVALNLDHGQLYEDINRVMKAGFSSVMIDASALEFEENIKRTRLITIMAHEKGLSVEAELGHVGIAQDGDDAKADLYTNPDQALDYVQRTNIDCLAVAIGTAHGNYPKGIIPKLDFERLKVLKQTLKIPLVLHGGSGAGEDNIKKVVSLGINKINVCTDLFRIGRKAMVDAALENPNIDYMDFQIVGEQAMKTYIQSFMKMIGSSGRYVFDQTTTKEVE; this comes from the coding sequence ATGTTACAACATGCACACGAAAACTATTATGCTGTTGTCGCAATTAATTGTACAAATATGGAACAGGCAAGAGCTATAATTGGGGCAGCAACAGCAGAAAATGCTCCAGTAATCGTTAATATTTCACCACGTCAAATGAAAGCTCATGCAAGTCCAGAAATAATGGTTCCGATGATTAAAGCTCTTGCTGAGCAAACTCATGTCCCAGTTGCACTAAACCTTGATCACGGTCAGTTATATGAGGATATAAATCGTGTTATGAAAGCTGGATTCTCAAGTGTAATGATTGATGCTTCAGCCCTAGAATTTGAAGAAAACATTAAGCGTACAAGGTTAATTACGATTATGGCTCATGAAAAGGGACTTTCAGTAGAAGCAGAACTTGGACATGTGGGTATAGCACAAGATGGAGATGATGCGAAAGCTGATCTATATACAAATCCTGATCAGGCTCTCGATTATGTCCAAAGAACTAATATAGATTGTTTAGCCGTAGCTATTGGAACTGCTCATGGTAATTATCCTAAAGGTATTATTCCAAAGTTGGATTTCGAACGTCTCAAAGTGTTAAAACAAACACTAAAGATTCCACTAGTACTCCATGGAGGATCAGGAGCAGGGGAAGACAATATAAAAAAGGTAGTATCTTTAGGAATCAATAAAATCAATGTCTGTACCGATCTGTTCAGGATAGGAAGAAAAGCAATGGTTGATGCTGCTCTTGAAAATCCAAATATTGATTACATGGATTTCCAGATTGTTGGTGAACAAGCTATGAAAACATATATTCAAAGCTTTATGAAAATGATTGGTTCATCAGGACGCTATGTATTTGACCAAACTACTACTAAAGAAGTTGAATAA